A window of Akkermansiaceae bacterium genomic DNA:
AAATCCGGAATTTACTGCGAAAAAAGATTCTTCATCAGCGTTTCCCGTGGGGTTGAAGGGATTGGATACCACGACCCCATTACGGCCGTACTTGGAGGAAAGCCAGCTGGAGTCGTCCAGATCCGTGGCCGAGCCGTCCAGAAACGGGTTGGCCGAATAATCAGCCACGTAGGCCGATTGTGCATTCGCAAAATGAGCAAAAGCTCCAAGCAAGGTGATGCAGATGATGTTTTTCAACGGTTTATGTAAAGGGTAGGGGGGTTTTGCATAAAACCGGCCTTTCGAGTCGGTTTGCATGTCTTTTTTATAATATTACTCCGCATTGTCAATTGTTTTTTACTAATAACATAAACTTAAAGTAAGATTATTAAAATATTTTGGGTTCTTATGAGCCTGAACCCAAAACTCCGCCAGATCGGGGTTGCTATTGTGCACACTTACCTCTAGTGCGCGGGGTTCACACACACCTGACTTTTCATGTTTGATCTCTTCACCAAGAAAAACGGCAACCTCAAGGACGACTCCCTGTCGGGTCTGACAGTGGCTCTTGCCCTCGTTCCCGAAGCCATCGCCTTTTCATTTATCGCCAAAGTCGATCCGCTGGTCGGCCTCTGGGCGGCTGTGTTCATGGGTTTTATCACCGCCACCCTCGGTGGTCGGCCCGGTATGATCTCAGGAGCCACGGGAGCCATCGCCGTGGTCGCCGGCTCGGCGGTGAAGTATGGCAATGAGATCGGCGAAGACCTCGGGCTTCAGTTCCTGTTTGCGGTCATCATCGTGGCGGGTGCGATCCAGATCCTGTTTGGTCTGCTGAAACTTGCCCGTTTCATCCGCCTGGTCCCCCACCCGGTGATGATCGGCTTTGTCAACGGGCTGGCCATTGTGATCTGCATGGGCCAGTTCGGCTTTTTCAAATCGCAGGGTGCGTGGATGCAGGGCGGTGCTCTCTGGCTGATGATCGGACTGGTGGTCCTGACGATGGCCATCATCCAGTTTTTCCCGAAAGTCACCAAAGCGGTGCCGTCCACCCTGGTTGCGATCATCATCGTCGGCATCATCGCCTACTTCTTACCCGATGCGCGGACGATCGAAAACGTGCTGAAAGACGGCGGTGGCGACGGCACCCTCAGCAACAGCTTCCCGGCATTCGCATTTCCCACGGGATTCAACTGGCTGGAGCACTGGCGGTTCATTCTGAAGACCGCGTTTGTGGTGGCCATGGTCGGCATCATCGAATCGCTGATGACCCTCCAGCTCATTGATGAAATCACAGAAACCCGTGGCCAGGGCAACCGCGAGAGTATTGCCCAGGGAGCCGCCAACATCCTCTCCGGGCTGTTCCACGGCATGGGTGGCTGCGCCATGATCGGCCAGTCGCTGATCAATATCAAATCCGGCGGTCGTGGCCGCACCTCGGGGGTGGTTGCCGCCGTTTCACTCGCCCTGTTTATCATGATCGGAGGCCCCGTCATCATCCAGATCCCGATCGCCGCACTGGTCGGTGTGATGTTTATGGTGGTGATCGGCACGTTTGAGTGGTCGACGTTCAAGAGCTTTGGAAAGATCGCCAAGTCCGAGATGCTTATCATCCTTACCGTGACACTGGTCACTGCGATTCTGCATGATCTTGCGCTGGCGGTATTCGTCGGGGTCATCCTCTCCGCCCTCGTCTTCGCCTGGGAGAGCTCGAAGCACATTACCGTGACCATGCACAAAGACACACCGGAAGAGCGCATCTACGGGGTTGAAGGCATGCTTTACTTCGGCTCGGTGCGCGAGTTCTCCGATAAATTCCAGGCGAAGTCCGACGTTCCCAACATCGTCATTGATTTTGAAGAAGCCCGCGTCTGCGACCTGTCGGGGCTCGAGGCCATCAACGCGCTGGGCGAACGATACCGTAACGCCGGCAAGGTGCTGCACGTCCGCCACCTATCACCCGACTGCCAACAGATGTTAGAAAAAGCCGGCAGCTTGGTCGACATCGAAGTCCTCCCCGACGACCCGCACTATTCCGTCGCCCGACTCCGCAGTGAGGACAGCAGGATCATCGGGTCATAACCATCATCAAGGCCTCCAGGCCGTAAGAAATCCATGATGTGCATGGCGCTGGATTGGGAAATACGTGCCTGTTCGCGTCCTTCTCAAGCTTCGGAACCCAGTCAGGCGGGCACCCGTTTCAACCATCCATCCTCCCCATGGAAAAATTATTCTGTTAATTCTGTAAATTCTGTCAAAACCCATCAGACTGGGTGCCCAACCGCCATGCGCTGCTTTTATTCATCGGACCTCGACCTGAAACTGGACTTGCCAGAGGGTCATCCATTTCCCGGTGACAAGTATTCAACATGCCGCGAGATGCTGCTGCAGAATGGCATCCTCAGACCGGAGGAAATCATCGATGTCGCCCAGACCGACCTTCATGTGCTCAAGCGTGTGCACGACGGCGAGTATCTCTCCAAGATCTACCACGGCGCCCTCGACATGCGTGAGCAGCTCGCCCTCGGACTGCCCGCCAACCCGAAACTCTTCGCCCGCTGCGCCACCGAAGCCGAGGCGACCCGGCAGACCTGCCACGCCGCGCTCGCGGAAGGTGTCGCCGTGTGCCTCGCCGGAGGAACCCACCACGCCTTCAGGGGTCGGGGTGAAGGGTTCTGTGTTTTTAACGATGTCGCCATCGCTGTGCGTGACTTGCAGGAAAAACAACCCGGCATCCGCATCATGATTGTGGATACCGATGCCCACCAGGGGAACGGCACCAACAGCCTGCTGCAAAACGATCCACGCGTATTCACCTACTCGATCCACGTCGGCCAGTCCGCCTCACTGACCAGCCGGGTCGATGGCTCGATGGATGTGGAAACCGTCCGCTACGTCGAGGGCGACATGTATCTCAAACAACTCTTCAACACCCTTGCAGGTGCCCTGGATGTCTTTAACCCCGACCTCGTCATCTGGGTCGCCGGTGCCGACAACCATTCCAACGACCTGTTAGGAAACATGATGCTCACCGTCACCGACATGCAACGCCGCGACGACGTCATCATCCGCGCCTTTATCAAAAACCGCATCCCCCTCGCCATCCTCTACGGCGGCGGCTACAACCGCCACCCCGGCCTGACCGCCAAACTCCACCGGAACACGGTGGCATCGGCGAAGAAAATCGCTGCGGAGTTCGGCAAGGGGTAAGAAAACGGGTTCAGTTTTCCGGAATCTCATTCACCGTGTAGTAGGCCTTGGTGTGGAGCAGGTTGTCACCGTCGTTGGACTTCATCGTGGTGAGATCAAAATCGTGGATGTGGCCTTCGGTGATTTGATCGAGGCTCACCATGACTGAGAGGCCGTCTTTGGATGGGACGGCCTGGGTGACTCTGGGCACGGTGTGGTCGACCTCGGGGCTGCCGTAGCCGGCGGCGTAGATATGGGTATAGGTCTTGATGCTGTAGCTGGCGGGCTTGGCTGCGATGTTGACATCGACAGGCTTGGTGAAGTGGATGAGGAAACCCTGTTTCTTGATATTGATTTCCTTGATTTCGAAGGGCACGAGCCCGCTCCAGTCGATGCGCTGGAGGGCGTAGGGTTCGGTGCCGCGCACCGGCCATTGGCTGTTGGTGGTGAACCCGCCGGCAATGAGCTGCCCCCTGGGTGAGAACTCGACGTGCATCAGCCCGGTCGCCAGGCCCTCGCGGAACGGGTAACAGGCACCTTGCCAGACCCCGTTGATTTCCTCCATGGTGGCGCGCAGGATGATACTCAGGGTGTAGTCGCCGAGGAAAATCTGGTTCTCAAAGGGGCCGAATTTCCCGCCGGTCTGGTTGAGTCGGAACCCCGAGATGGATCGGCCCATTTTGATGTAGGGGAAGCGGACGGCGGGTGGCACCAGCTCCTTGACCCGCTTTTTTTCTATCTGCATACGCGACTGGCTGTCAGGGATCACCCTGGGTGTCTCCATGCCATCAACGTAGGAATACCAGTTATAGCTCGCGGGGTGCCCGAGAAAAGCGCCCTGCTTCAGGTGCTTGAGTGAATTGCAGCCGTTCCACGGCCCCTGGCTTTCGATGGTGAACATCACCCCTTCCGCATTGGGACCGACACCAGCCGGGCTACGCAGTCCACTGCAAACCGGGATCATTTTTCCCTCCGGGGTGACTTTGACAGCCCAGCCACGGAATATGTTGTTAGAGTGATAGGAGCCGCTCAGTCCGAGAGCCACCCAGATATTGCCGTCGGGGTCATGTTTGGAGCCAAAGGCAAACTCGTGCCCCTCGGCGTAGCCCCAGTTATTGGTCAGGGTATCGTATTGGTCAGCGACGTCATCCCCATCGGTATCCGAGATACGGGTCACTTCACCAAACTGGGTGGCGGTCATGGCACCGTCCTTCCACGACAGACCGAAGATCTCATCCTGGCCGGTGGCAAAGAGGTGGTACTTCGGTGCCGGGGGAGATTCAAAGGCACCATCGACAAAATAGATATCACCCCGGCGGGTGCCGACGGCGAGCCGGCCATCGGGCAGGATTTCCAAGCTCCCCACACGCAGCGGCACACCGGCTGGAATGGGGATGTTGGTGATCGGGTAGTATGTTGCCTCCGCCGCAGCGGTGCCCCACATCGCGCCCAGATCCTGTTCGGAAAAAGCGGGAGTGGCGGCGGCTAGGAGCAGCGCGGGGATGAGTCGGATATTTACCATATATATTCCAGGGTGAAAGATGAAGCTCCTTTCGGGAGCGTGAGCGGGATGAGAACCTCGCCGGGATCACCTTCGCGGATGATCGCTTTGTGGTCGCTGGTGATCCGGATTTGAAGTCTGTCGACCACCCAATCCCGGTCTGACTTCCGGGTGATTTTTTTACCCGAGGCTGCACGGAAATAAAACATCGATTGCGCCTGGCCTGCCTCGAATTTGAAAGTCCGCCTGAACTTCGTCACCCCATCCGGATCGACCACTTCCTCAAAAAAGTCATCCACCGCGACATCGCCGTAGCGATAGCGGAACGTCGGCCTGCGCCGGGTGTCTAGCCGGTATCCCAGGAATTGATAACCGTGGTCGTGCGGGAACAAGTGGTCGGATTTTCCTTTGTAAGGCCAGTGGTCATCCAACGATTTCAGTCGGTGGAATGGAATACCTGGAGGGAAGGCAATACGCTGGTCCCCGGCGGCCTTGAACGAGCCGTGGTCAACGCTTGCAAACCTGTTTTTCCAAAGTAAGCGCAGTGCCATTTCCCCGGAGTCAAACGCCAGGTTCAACCGGCCGGGGTAGCCCACTCCGATGCCACGGAAACCGGCGGTGGTGCCGCGGCCGCGGGCGATTTCCGGCACATCGAACACGCGCAGCTCGTTGCTCTGCCGGGACAGGCCCTCCGGCTTTTTGGCGCTGGCACCATCGCCCAGATAGGCCCAGAGCGCCTCGATTTGCTGGGCGGTGTCTCCGTTGAGAACATCCGGCCGGATCGACTGGCCACCGGGCCAGTAGCTGGGCATGATCCCGGTCGTGTGGAAACGCGAGGGGTTCTGCATGAAGAGGTGGAACCAGTTTTTCTGGACGTGTTCCGTGACATGGACAAGGTCCAGCGCCCCGGCACCTCCCGTATTTTTACCATTGAAATCGTGACAGGCGATACAGCTGAATCCTTTTGAGCCGATCATCTCGTAACCCGCGTTTTTGGATTCCCTGATGTCGGCGATTTCAGGGAAAGTCACGTTTTCCAGCTGGTCGACCTCACCAAACAGCATGACCAGGTGAGCTACGTTTTCCTCGCCGTACTGCGGCATTCTGGTGTGCAGGTATTCGCGTTGTCGTGCCCCGCCCATGAGCACTTTCGAGATCCATGCAGGTTGCAATTTGGCACCTACATGGGAAAGCGGCGGCGGCAACCGGCCCTGGTCTCCCAACTCCGGGTGCGTTCCGGAAAAATAAGCGTTCCGCTCCGAGACAATCCCGCCCAACCCGGCCCGGTCGTGACAGGCGATGCAGTTGTAGGTGATTAGGGTTTTGTCGATTTTTTGTTTATCTGTTAGTTCGCCCTTAGCCTTCGG
This region includes:
- a CDS encoding c-type cytochrome, whose translation is MALFKKQTDLGVLFLLCMAPVVLAEPIVPGLMSSQLTPELKGRVLLEELNCAACHQSEAPFAAQSKKAPRLAEIGSRVDPGYIESFILDPHGTQPGTTMPDVLTHLDGKERREVARAITHYLLSLKKNDFKPQAPDTVAARRGERLFHTRGCVACHSPRDQAGMELLPKTSAPLGALEKKYSTKSLMAFLQNPHASRPSGRMPDLKLPATEIESITHYLLRDTQVPGNLNYTLYHGLVWEGLHSEAVTARKAGQVNDFSLDQLGKQPKHFAVEYEGWMHIDQPGDYTFFLELNGGALRLDGTQVILQEPSQRRGPKKLQGTIALETGWRKIQLTYFNTGHKPVFAFEMKGPGMQRGPLSAAMLSVSNKPVAAFQAVRVDDALTARGRKYFETQRCANCHDDVGVAPQPARPFAELASGQGCLSEAPGNWPHFSLSAAQRQTITEALPKAKGELTDKQKIDKTLITYNCIACHDRAGLGGIVSERNAYFSGTHPELGDQGRLPPPLSHVGAKLQPAWISKVLMGGARQREYLHTRMPQYGEENVAHLVMLFGEVDQLENVTFPEIADIRESKNAGYEMIGSKGFSCIACHDFNGKNTGGAGALDLVHVTEHVQKNWFHLFMQNPSRFHTTGIMPSYWPGGQSIRPDVLNGDTAQQIEALWAYLGDGASAKKPEGLSRQSNELRVFDVPEIARGRGTTAGFRGIGVGYPGRLNLAFDSGEMALRLLWKNRFASVDHGSFKAAGDQRIAFPPGIPFHRLKSLDDHWPYKGKSDHLFPHDHGYQFLGYRLDTRRRPTFRYRYGDVAVDDFFEEVVDPDGVTKFRRTFKFEAGQAQSMFYFRAASGKKITRKSDRDWVVDRLQIRITSDHKAIIREGDPGEVLIPLTLPKGASSFTLEYIW
- a CDS encoding histone deacetylase; the encoded protein is MRCFYSSDLDLKLDLPEGHPFPGDKYSTCREMLLQNGILRPEEIIDVAQTDLHVLKRVHDGEYLSKIYHGALDMREQLALGLPANPKLFARCATEAEATRQTCHAALAEGVAVCLAGGTHHAFRGRGEGFCVFNDVAIAVRDLQEKQPGIRIMIVDTDAHQGNGTNSLLQNDPRVFTYSIHVGQSASLTSRVDGSMDVETVRYVEGDMYLKQLFNTLAGALDVFNPDLVIWVAGADNHSNDLLGNMMLTVTDMQRRDDVIIRAFIKNRIPLAILYGGGYNRHPGLTAKLHRNTVASAKKIAAEFGKG
- a CDS encoding SulP family inorganic anion transporter, with the translated sequence MFDLFTKKNGNLKDDSLSGLTVALALVPEAIAFSFIAKVDPLVGLWAAVFMGFITATLGGRPGMISGATGAIAVVAGSAVKYGNEIGEDLGLQFLFAVIIVAGAIQILFGLLKLARFIRLVPHPVMIGFVNGLAIVICMGQFGFFKSQGAWMQGGALWLMIGLVVLTMAIIQFFPKVTKAVPSTLVAIIIVGIIAYFLPDARTIENVLKDGGGDGTLSNSFPAFAFPTGFNWLEHWRFILKTAFVVAMVGIIESLMTLQLIDEITETRGQGNRESIAQGAANILSGLFHGMGGCAMIGQSLINIKSGGRGRTSGVVAAVSLALFIMIGGPVIIQIPIAALVGVMFMVVIGTFEWSTFKSFGKIAKSEMLIILTVTLVTAILHDLALAVFVGVILSALVFAWESSKHITVTMHKDTPEERIYGVEGMLYFGSVREFSDKFQAKSDVPNIVIDFEEARVCDLSGLEAINALGERYRNAGKVLHVRHLSPDCQQMLEKAGSLVDIEVLPDDPHYSVARLRSEDSRIIGS